GCGTAGGCACGGACCTCGGCCTCGGGGACCGCCCGCTCGCCGGCAATCGTCCCGGCGATCCGGTAGGCGTCGGTGAAGGCGATGGCCGCCTGCTGCGTCTCGGGGGCCTTGATGAGGCCGCTGACGGTGGTGCCGCCCCCCAGCTCGCCGAGCAAGCCGGTGCAGCCGCTGAGCGCGAGGGGCAAAACGAGGGCGATCGTACGGCGGATCATGAAACCTCCTCGGGGGACGCGGGCGAGGCGAGCGCACTGGCATGACACCACGCCGACAGGGCCCTTTGATCATAGCGGGCACTCAGCGCTTTGAAAAGCGCAGCGGCGGCTTCAGCCTGCTCGGCCGCTTCTTGGGCGCAACCGGCCGCTTGGTGGGCACGCGCGAGACGGAAGCGGGCACGGCCGAGCTCCAGCCGATTGCCGAGCATCGAGAGGCGGTGGATGGCCCGCTGAAGATGCCTGTTCGCCTGCGCATGACGCCCCGCTCGCAAGAAGGCCTCCCCGGCGAGCGCCCAGAAGACGGCCCGCTGCGCCTCGCTCTTGCCGCGCCCCACCAGCCGGATGCCGCGCACGATGGCCTCCCAGGCGGCCTGGGGCTGCGCGTCGGCGAGGCAAGCCTCTGCGAGCAAGCGGTAGCCCTCACCCAGGATCTCGGCGTTGCGCAGGGCTTCGAGGGCACGCAGGCCGTCCGCGATGAGGGCGATCGCCTCGGCGTGGCGCCCCTGCTTGGAGCAGGCCTCGCCCAGGTTGCAGAGGATCCCGCCCTCGCGCGAGGCGAAGCCGATGCGGCGGCAGATGGCCAGGGCCTCGCGGAAGTGCGCCTCGGCGGCCGCCAGCTCGTCCTGCTCCAGGAGCAGGGCGCCCAGGTTGCTGTGGCCCATGGCGATGCGGCTCTGGTCGCCCACCCGGGTGAAGGCCGCGATGGCTCGCTCGATGAAGCGACGGGCCTCCTCGAACTCGCCGAGCTCGTAGTGGAGCTGGAAGAGGTTGTTGCAGGACGAGCCGACCCCGAGGGTGTCCTCGCAGGCCTCGCGCAGCACAAGCGCCCGCCGGTGGGCGCCGAGGGCCTCCGGGTAGCGCCCCAGCTTGCCCAGGGCGATGCCCGTCACCGAGTGGCAGAAGGCCAGATCCTTGCGCGCCTCCTCGGCGCCCAGGCCCTCGGCCGCCGTCTGACAGCGTGCGATCGCCGCCTCGAAGCGACCGAGACCGACCTCGGCGTAGGCGATCGCCCCCAGGAGGGCGGCACGCTCGGGCGCCTCGCCTGCCGCCAAGTCGGCAAGCCCCGCCTGGTAGCAGGCGATGGCCTCCTCGTAACGGCCGAGCCGCTCGTGGATCCCGCCTTCGGCGCGCCGAATGCCCGAGCGCTCGGTGCCCGAGGCGGCTCCGTCGAGGGCCCGCGCCAGGTGGTCCAGCGCGACGGGGTAGGAGCCAAGCGTGCTCTCGGCGGCCGCCAGGGCCGCGTGGATCTCGCTGGCGCTCGGCGTCGGGGCATCCTCGTACGAGAGGCGCTCGCGCAGGGTCAGGGCCTCTTCGAGGTGCGCGCGGCTGCCGGGCGCATCGAAGCGGCGCTGGGCGAACAGGCCCGCCGCCAGCTGGTAGCGCAGCGCCTGAGGCCACGCCTCGGCCCGCAGGAAGTGCAGCGCCAGGAGCGCCGCCTTCTCGCCCGGCTGCCCCTGGATTTCGGCCTCCAGGCGATGGCCCACCCGCCCATGCAACAGGCGTCGCTCCTTGAGCAGGATGCCCTCGTAGGCCACCTCTTGGATGAGCGCCTGGTTGAAGGCGTAGAGGTCGGTCTGCCTGGCACGCGGATGGATCAGGTCAGCCCGCGTCAGCTCGCCGAGGGCGGCCTCGGGCGCAGGCAAGCCGGCCACCGCGCAGAGCAGGGAAGACGAGAACTCCCGCCCCATCACCGCTCCCACCTGGAGCGCCCGGCGCGCGGTGACCGAGAGGCGATCCACGCGCGCGGCGACGACCCCCTGGATGGTGGTCGGCAAAGCCCCCGGTCGACGCTCCGGATCCAGGCGCCAACCATTTGCCTGCCGCACCAGCGCCCCCGCCTCGACCAGCGATCGCAAGAGCTCGCACAGATAGAGCGGGTTGCCCTCGGCACGCGCGGCCACCTCGGCGAGGACCTCCTCGCAGCCGGCCGCCTCGTCCTCGGTGCCGAGGCCCAAGAACTCCCGGATGAGCGCGTCGCTCTCGGCGCGCGCGAGCGACGCGAGGAGCAGCGACGTCGCGTCGAGGCCCGTCGCCTCGAAGGCGGCCAGATCGCTCGGCAAGCGGCTCTGCCCCAGGACCAAGAGTCTGAGCGGGCGCTCGGCGCGAGCCAGGCGGCGCACGAAAGCGACGAGCCAATCGCGCGACGCCTCGTCGGCCCACTGCAAATCCGACAGGGAGAGGACCAAGGGCCCCTCGAGCGATAACAAGCGCTGGTCGAGGGTCTGGAGGGCGAGGCCGCGCAGGGCCTGGGCGGAGAGCTGGCGCAGCTCGGCGCTCTGGATCTCGCGCCCCAAGAAGTACCCGAGCAATTCCGCCTCGCGCGCGGCGTCGGCGGCTCCCTGCGTCCGGCACCAGCCCTCGAGACCCGCAAGCCCCTCTTCGCCGAGCCAGTCTTCGAGCAAGGCAGCGATGAGGCCGTCGCTCGTTGCCCGGCGGTAGGAGAGGCAGCGCGCGCGCAGAATCCGGACTCCTTCGAAGCGCGCGAGGGCCTCGCGCACCAGGCGGCTCTTGCCGACGCCTGCCTCGCCGCTCACCCAGACCGCCTGGGGCGTCCCGGCCATCATCTTCTCGCAGGCCGCATGCAGGAGGGAAAGCTCGGACCCGCGCCCCACGAAGGCAACCCGTTCGCGCCGCGCCCCGGCGTCACGAGCCTGGGGGCCCAGGGGTTCGAAGGCGCGAACGGCGGCCGTGCGGCCCGGGATCGAAACGGCGTCGCGTTCCGCGTAGTGCCAGGCCTGCCGCGTCAGACGGTAGGTTGCCTCGCTGACGAGGATCGCTCCCGGCGTGGCGTGGGCCTCCATCCGGGAGGCGAGGCTGACCGTCTCCCCCTGGACCGTGTAGTCACGCTTTTGCTCGCCACCGACCTCGCCGGCAATGACCAGGCCGGTGTGCAGCCCTACCCGGACCCGCAAGCGGATGCCGGTATCGGCTTCGAGCCTGTCGGCAAAGATACGTGCCGCCTGCTGCATCTCCCAGGCGGCGGCCAGCGCTCGCTCCGGGTCATCCTCGTGGGCGATGGGGGCCCCGAAGAGGGCCATGATCGCATCGCCGATGTACTTGTCGACCACCCCACCGAAGCGGTAGATGGGCTCGGTGAGCACCTCGAAGAAACGGTTGACGATGGCTGTGACGGCTTCGGGGTCGAGCTTCTCGCTCATGGCGGTGAAGCCCGACACGTCGGTGAAGAGCACCGTCACCACCCGGCGATCGCCGGCGCTGGCGCTGACGTCGACGAGGCGTACACCGCACTGGGCGCAAAAACGGGCATGGGGGACGCTGGGCGCCTGGCAATGAGGACAGGTCACGCGGTTCTCACAAGGCTCTCACGAGGGAAACGGGCTCGTCGATTATAGCTTATGCCTACTCGCTTTCGTCGGGTCGATCCGGCTCGGCAAATGCTTGACCGTTAAGTTATTTTAAGCTTATCATTTGGAAACAAATCTCTAAAATTTCGCTCTCTTCTCTCTCTTCTTTCCGTGCCCTCACTCAGAAAGGAAGCTTGACTTGATGCATCGCGCCACCCGCATGATCCCGCTCGCCCTCGCGCTCGTCGTCGGCGTCGCTCCCGCCGCATTCGCCAAGAACCACCTCGCCCAGGCCGCTGGTACCCAGCAGCAACAGCGCCAGAACCAGAAGATGACCGGCATGCAGCAGATGCTGCCCGGCGGCCTCTCGGTCAAAGGCCAGCTCGATCACGCCTACTCCGAGGCCCTCAACGTCCAATCCGCCCTGGCGATGGACATGGAGGACATGGCCAAGAACCACCTCGCCAACGTCAAGCTCATCATCGCCCACCTCGAGCAGTCGGGCGCGAAGCTCGACAAGCCCATGACGGACCGGCTCAGCGCCATCCGCAGCGAAGCCGACAAGCTCGACAGCATGATGGGCGATCGCAACGCGGCCCTCAAGGGCAGCGCCATCCTGGTCTCGCGCTTCGTCACCTTCTACGACCAGATGGCGAGTGCGATGCCCATGGGCGGCGGCGGGGCCATGGCCCGCCCGATGAAGTCCGCGACCGAGCTGCTCGCCAGCGCCGGTGACTCCGCGGCCATGACCCAGTCGGCGCTCGCTGGCCGCGACTTCGCGACCGCCGTCAACCACGCCCGGGACGTGGACCAGCACCTCAAGATGGCCGGGCTGGCCCTGGTCGCCCAGGGCATGACGGCCCAGAGCAACGAGGTCAAGCACGTCAAGGCGCTCCAGCAGGACAGCCGCAAGCTGGTCGGGGCGATCGAGAGCCGCTCGGCCAGCGCCACCAAGCAGGCCGGCCAGATGGTCGATCGAATCGGGACCGAGCTGATGCTCGTCGCCAACGCCACAATGGGCGGCGGCGGCGGGATGAGCCACCCCGAGCACCGCTAAGAGGACCTGTGAAGCGGGGGCGCCTATGGCGCCCCCGCTTCCTTTACGGGGTACGCCCGCACGCTCTAAACTGGAGGGAGGATCCCCCAGCCTTGCGGATGGAGCCCCCATGGACAAGAAGACCGTCGCCCACACCCTCGAAGCGATCGCCACCCTCATGGAGCTGAAGGGCGAGAACCCCTTCAAGGTCCGCGCCTTCTCCGGCGGCGCTCGCCTGCTCGAAACCACCGACCTGGACCTCTCGGGCCTCGTCGCCGAGGGCAAGCTGACCTCCGTCAAGGGGATCGGCGCGGGGCTCGCCGAGGTGATCGGCGAGATGGTCAAGACCGGCGCCTCCTCGGTCCATGCCGAGCTGATGGCTTCGACCCCCGCGGGGCTCGTCGAGATGCTCGGCATCCCCAACCTCGGCCCCAAGAAGATCAAGGCCATCCACGAAGGCCTGGGCGTCGCCTCGGTCGGCGAGCTGGAGTACGCCTGCAACGAGAACCGGTTGGTCTCGCTCAAGGGCTTTGGGGCCAAGACCCAGGACAAGATCCTCGCGGGCATCCGCCTCTTCAAGCAGAACCTCGGGCGCTTCCTGTACGCCGACGTCATCGAGACGGCCGAAGGGCTGCTCTCGGCCGTCTCGAATCATCCGAGCGTCCAGCGCGCCGCGATCGCAGGCTCCTTGCGCCGCTGCAAGGAGACGGTCAAGGACGTGGACCTGGTGGCGTCGAGCGACGACCCCGCGAGCGTCATGGCCGCCTTCGTCGCCCTGCCCCGGGTCGTCGAGGTCATCGGGCACGGCACGACCAAGAGCTCGGTGCGTCTCGACAACGGCCTCTCGGTGGACCTGCGGGTGGTGAGCGACGAACAGTACCCCTTCACCCTGCATCACTTCACCGGCAGCAAGGAGCACAACACCCTTCTGCGCCAGCGCGCGCAGGATCGCGGCCTCAAGCTCAACGAGTACGGCCTGTGGCGCGGCGACGAGCTGATCCCCTGCCGTGACGAAGCCGAGCTCTTCGCCAAGCTGGATCTCGCCTACGTGCCGCCCGAGCTGCGCGAGGGGCTCAACGAGGTCACCCTGGCCGAGGCGGGCCCCCTGCCCGAGCTGGTCACGCTCGACGATCTCCAGGGCGTCTTCCACGTCCACACCACCTACTCGGACGGCGGCGCGAGCGTCGAGGCCATGGCCCGCGCGGCCCAGGCCCTCGGCTACCGCTACCTCGGCATCTCGGACCACTCGGAGGCCGCGGTCTACGCCCAGGGCCTGACCCGCGATCGCATCCGCGAGCAACACGCCGAGATCGACAAGGTCAACGCCGAGCTTTCGGGCATCACCCTGCTCAAGGGAATCGAGGCCGACATCCTCGCGGACGGCAGCCTCGACTACGACGACGAGACCCTCTCGAGCTTCGACTTCGTCATCGCGAGCGTCCACTCCCGCTTCGGGCTCGACGAGCAGGCCATGACCGCGCGAGTGGTCAAGGCCCTCTCCAACCCCCACGTCACCATGCTGGGGCACATGACGGGCCGCCTCCTCCTGGGCCGCGAGCCCTACGCCCTCGACTTGGAGCAGGTTTTCAAGGCCGCCGCCGAGCACGGGGTGGTCATCGAGCTCAACGCCAACCCCCACCGCCTCGACATCGACTGGCGGCACCTCCGGCGCGCCCTGGAGCTCGGGGTCACCATCGCCATCAACCCGGACGCCCACTCCATCGACGGCCTGCAGGACACCCGCTTCGGGGTGGGGATCGCCCGCAAGGGCGGCGTCCAGCCCGCCCAGGTGCTCAACTGCCTGACGCTCGAAGCCCTGCGCGATCGCCTCGCCGCGCGCCGCGCCGGGGCCCTGGTTTCCTGACCCATGGCCGAGCACCTGGCGTTCAAGGAGCTAAAGCCTTGGGACGCGCGCGCCCTGCAGGCCCTCTACGCCACCGTGCCCGACTACTTCGCCCTCTTCGGGGGGCTGGGCACCGACGAGGCGAAGAAGGCCCTCAAGGACGCGCCGGGGGTCGGCGAGTCGCACCACGTCTGGGGCATCTACCAGGGGGAAGCGCTCATCGGGCACCTGGACTTCCTGCTGGGGCACCCCGACGCCTCGACCGCCTATCTGGGCCTGCTCCTCATCCGGGGGGACCTGCACGGGCAGGGGCTCGGGCGCAAGGCGTTCTCCCAGTGGCTCGAATGGGTGGCCGCGGGCCCCTTCGAGCGGGTCAAGCTAGGAATCGTGGCGGGCAACGTCCAGGCCTTCTCCTTCTGGAAAGCTTGCGGCCTGACGGACACCGGCGAGCGCAAGACGCTCGCCATCAACGGGGTGGACTGCCAGGTCCACCTCCGCGAGCTGCGCTTTTAATCGCGGGTTGTCACGCCCCCTGCGGCGCGCTATCCTCCCCACACCCCGCCCGAAGGGGAGTGTGAGGAGGTGTCGGATGCCTGTCCCAAAGAAACAGCCCATCCCCCCGTTCAACCAGGCGCGGCTCGAAGCCGAGACCGACGACCTCGAGGAGTTCGTCGCCGAGATCCCCTTGCGCCGGGACGACGCGCAAGGGGCCGAGATCGTCAGCGGCCGCGAGGTGCACGACGAGCCGCCGCAGCGCGATCGCGCCTACCGGAACCTGAACGAGTAAGGCTCTCACAACAGCAGCGCCCCCTCGCGTGCGAGGGGGCGCTTGTGTGTTTGGGTCAGCGGCGCGCCGTGGCCGGCATCAGGATGATGCCCTGCCTGGGGGCGAGCTTGAGGGGCACGTGGCCCTGCTGGACCGTGTAGCTCCGTCCGGTCAGCGGGTCGCTCAGCTTGGCCCCGTCGGCGAAGGCCGAACTGACGTCGAGCGACCACTCGCGCGTGTCGGTGCTGTTGTTGAGCATCACCGCCACCTTGTCCTTGCCCAGCTCGCGGACGTAGCCGAAGAGGCCAAGATCGTTGTGGCGGCGGATCGAGCGGAAGGCGCCGGTGCGCAGGGCGGGCGTGGCGTTGCGCAGGGCGATGAGCTGCTTGTAGAAGCCCAAGAGATCTCGGTTCTGCTTGCCGGCGTTCCACTCGAAGGCGCGGCGGTTGTCCGGGTCCTTGCCGCCCTGCATGCCGATCTCGTCGCCGTAGTAGACGACGGGCGCGCCGGGGTAGGTCATCTGGAAGAGGACCGCGAGCTTGAGCTTGTTCACGTCGCCGCCCGCCTCGGTCAAGAAGCGCGGGACGTCGTGCGAGCCCAGGATGTTGAACATGGCGCCGGTGATCTCGGGGGCGTACTTCTTGCGCAGCGTTTCGAGGCCCCAGTCGAAGTGGTCCACGTTCATGGTGCCATGCGCGAAGAAGTCGAGCATGTGCTTGCGCCAGACGTAGTTCATGACGCTGTCGAACTGGTCGCCCTGCAGCCAGCGATCGGCGTCCTCCCAGATCTCGCCCACGATGTAGGCGTTGGGGTTGATGGCCCGCGCCTTCTTGCGGAAGGTGCGCCAGAAGTCGTCGCTGTCGATCTCGTTGGGCACGTCCAGGCGCCAGCCGTCGATGCCCTGCCTCAGCCAGTGCTCCTCGACCGAGAAGAGGTACTTCTGGACCTCGGGGTTGCTCGCGGCGCGCAGCTGGGGCAGGGTGCCGAAGCCCCACCAGGCGTTGTAGTTGGGCTTGGGCGTGGTGGTGACGGGGAAGCCCCAGATGGTGTACCAGTTCCAGTAAGGCGACTTCTCGCCCTTCTCCTTGGCGTCCTGGAAGAGCGGGCTGTCATCGCCCGTGTGGTTGAAGACCCCATCCAGCATCACCTTCATGCCGAGACCGTGAGCGGCCTTGAGCATGCGCGCGAAGGCCGCGTCACCGCCGAAAGCCGGATCCACGTGCATGTAGTCCCGGGTGTTGTACTTGTGGTTGCTGCTGCTCGCGAAGATCGGATTGAAGTACAGGGCGTTGACGCCCAGCTCCTTGAGGTAAGGGAGCTTCTGGGTCACCCCGTCCAGGTCGCCGCCCATGAAGTTGTCGTAGGTCGGCGTCGCGCCCCAGGGCTCGCTTCCCTTCGGGTCGTTCGCGCGATCGCCGTTGGCGAAGCGCTCGGGGAAGATCTGGTAGATGACGGCATTCTTGGCCCAGTCGGGCGTCCCCGAGAGGCTCTGGGCGCGCACGCCCTGGTCCTCGGCCCCAGCACGGAAGGGGGTCATGCCGCACCCCGACAGCAGGATCGCCCCTGCGAGCAAGGCCTTCCCGAACCGCTTGCGCATGCGTCGCTTCTCCTAAAACGATCTTAAACGTGACTTAAGAATATTTTAGGAGCTGCGACGCAGATCTTGCTAGCGGAGGTTCCACTTCCCCTTGAGATCGTAAACGAAGTCCCCCTGGGCCATGGGGGATTCCCCGTGGAAGAGGGCGTAGTCGTAGGGACCCACGTTCATGCCGAAGAGGCCGGGAATCCCCGCATCCTCGCTGCTGGTGACGATCCGCATGGGCAGGTTCGGATTGTAGGGGTTCGAGAAGGCAGTGATCAGGCGCAGGTTCTTGCCCACGAACTGCTTGTCGCCCAGCTGGATCGTATCCTTCGTGACCTTGAGGGGGATGTACTTAAGCAAAGCCGCCAAGAAGGGGTTGGACCAGGGGGTTCCGAAGACCACGAAGGAGACCTTGGCGGGATCCAGGGTCGCGGCCTGCTCGGGGGTCACGATCGCCACGTCCTGGCCGAAGCGCTTGCGGAAGAAAGCCTTGGTCTCCTGGAGCGACGCTTGGGTCGCCGCGCGTACCTTGGCATCGGCGGGGGTCGGCGCCACCAGCACCGTGGCGGGCAGGAAGCGACGGTCGTTGGCACGCGGGATCGGCCCCTGGAACGAGCGGTAGCGCTTGGCCACGTCGTCGGCCGCTCCCATGTCCTTGAGGTAGGCGAGCTTGGCGGTGGTCTGCGGCAGGAAGGCTCCCAGGTTGGGATAGGTCGCGCGGTTGGCCTCGTAGTTCGCCAGCTGGGTGAAAATCTCGCGCACGTAGGCGAAGCCCGTGCGCTCGTTGGTCCGCAGGGCGACCTGGGCCTGCTTCACGTCGCCGTCCGCCTGCTGGAAGCGCGCGTCCACCGCACGCAGCAGGTGCTCGGCCACCGCCTCGGGCCAGTCGAGGCAGCCGGCGGCCTTCATGTCGTCGGTCACGGGCGTCATGAGCTCCTTGCTGAGCGCCAGGTCGCGGGCGTGAACGGCGAGCAGGCCAGGCAGGATCGCATGGCCGAAGGCGTGCGCGAGGCTGCGTCCGAAGTCCGAGGCCTCCACCTTGAAGTCAGGCAGCTTGTCCTTGGTCACCCCCTCGGGCCGCAGCACGACAAGGGGGCCGTCCTCGCCGGTCTGGGCGAGCAGCGCCTCGCCCGAGGCATCGCGCGGAGCCATCGGGGCGAGGAGGACGGTGAAACGGGGGTAGGTCACGCCGTAGAAGCCTTCGACCCGGCTCTTGGGGTCGGCCTTGGCCACCGCCTGGGCGACCTTCGCCTCCAGCTTGGCGTAGGCGGGGCGGCGCGCAGTGTAGAAGGCCATGAAGCCCGAATCGGCTGCGAACTGGCGCAGGTGAGCACTCAGGGTGCCGGCAGCCTCACTGCCGCCGAGCGAAAGGGCCAGCCCGGAGGGGATGGGGCTCGCGCCCGAGAGGGTGGAGTCGAGGGTCAGCGCAAGGCGCAGCAAGGGGCGTAGCCCCGCCGGCTCGGCCTTGAGGTAGGCGCTGACGGCCTCGACCGCCGGATGCGCGGCATGGCGGGCGAAGGTCTGCTGCACGTCGAGGGCGTAGGCCGAGGGGGCGACCTCCGCGTTCTCCTTGCCCCAGGCGCCCAGCGCGATGAGGGCCGTGACGAGCTCGATCTGGGGCTCGACCCGGACCTCGATCGCGGTCGCTTCGCTTCCCGGCGCGCGCAGCTCGATCCCCGAGGGATCTGGCAGAGGCACGGGAACGGCCTCCTGGGCGAGGGCAGGGGCGATGGGCAGGACGAACATGGCGGCCAACGCGGCGGCCGCCCAGGGCCGGGACTTCATGCAACCTCCGGAGGGCGGGATTGGGGCGACGTCTAGGGTTTCGTACCCCAGAAGGGCCCAAATCATCCCTCCGTCGCTTTCTGCTAGAATCGAAACGCCCTTTTGCCCGCTTCAGGAGACCCCGTGCGCCAGCGCCTCCTCGCCTCGATCGAACGTACCCGCCTCTTCGGCGTGATCCGCGCCAAGGACGCCACCGAAGCCGTCTGGGCCGCCCAGGCGGCCATTGAAGGCGGTCTCGAACTGCTCGAGATCACCCTGACCACGCCGGGGGCCCTCGACGCCATCCGGACCCTTTCCGAAAGCGGCGCCCTGGTCGGGGCGGGCACGGTGCTCACGCGCGACGACGCGCACGCAGCCATCAAGGCGGGCGCCGCCTTCGTGGTCTCGCCCCACACCGACGCGGCCGTCGTCGCGGCCTGCCGTGAGGCCGGTGTCTGGGTAGCCCCGGGGGCCGCCACCCCCACCGAGTTGCTCGCCGCCCACCGCCTGGGGGCCGACTGCGTCAAGGTCTTCCCCGCCGAGGCGCTCGGCGGGCCGCGCTACCTGAAGCTGGTGCGGGACCCCTTGCCCTTCTTGCCCCTGATGCCGACCGGTGGGGTGGATGCGAGCAACCTCGCTGCTTACCTGGCTGCGGGGGCCGTGGCCGCGGGCGTGGCCACCTGCCTCTTCGACCGCGAGGCCGTCGCGCGCCGCGATGCCGGCGAGCTGGCGCGTCGCGCCGCCGAACTGCTTGCGATTGCTCGCTCCTGAGCGATTGTTTAGAAACGATTAAACCCCTTTGAAATGATCGTTGCCTACCGCCAGAAAACCCTTGCTCGCGGGCATAACACGGTAGCAACGCCCCGATGAGGTGAGGACCCGACCATGGCGATGATCGACGGCAACGGCAACCCCCAGCGCTTGGGACGCCCCACGGGGCCCATCAAGCCTCGCACCCTGACGCTCGACTCGCCTCCCGAGGCGCCCAAGTCCGAAGCCGCCGCCAAGCCCAAGACCGACCGCCTCAAGGTCGAGAACCGCCCCACCAGCGATCAGGACCGCCTCAAGGCGGCGGTCGCGGCCGCTCAAGCCGCAGGCGCTGCCGCCCCGGCCGCGAACGGCGGCAAGGCCAAGGCCGCCGAGGCCGCCAAGCCCAAAGAAGAAGACAAGCCCGTCAGCAAGACGGTCGCCGATGCCGTGGGCGCGGTCGACGGCCTCAAGGAAGGCGTCAAGATCGCCTCGAACATCGACGAGCTCGAGAAGCTCCCGCTGCTCGGCCGCTTGATGCAGCGCGGCGGCCGTGCCGGCAGCATCGGGGGCTTCTTCGCGCGTAGCCGCGCAGGGGCTGCGATCGCCCACGCCATGGAGAACGGCAAGTACGTGGCCCCCATGGTCAAGGGTCTCGGCCGCGTGGCCCCCATCGCCGGCGCGGTGGTCGCGGGCTTCGACATCGCGGACGCCGTCAAGACCAACAAGGACCCCAAGGCGAGCGGCACCGAGAAGGTGCTCGCCAACGCCAAGGCTGGCCTCTCGGCCCTTTCGGCCGCCGCCGGTACCGCGGCCCTCTTCCTCGCCCCCACCGGCATCGGCGGGGCCATCGCGGGCGGCATCGCGCTGGGCGCGGGCCTGCTGTCCATGGGCGCCGACCTGATGCTGGGCAAGGTCCGCAACGATCGCAAGAAGGCCGAACAGCACTAGCGCGCTACGCGTCCCCTTCGGCGCCCCCCGTCACGGGGGGCGCCTTCGTTTTGGCGTTACAATGGGAGGATTCGCCCCCCTTCTCGGATTGGAGATGCCATGCAACTCGGCAAGATTCGGCTCCGCTGGCTCAGCGACGGCGAGTTCAAGCTCGACGGCGGCGCCATGTTCGGGGTCGTCCCCAAGACCCTCTGGACCAAGCGCTATCCCTGCGACGAGCACAACTACATCCGGCTCGCGCTCAACACCCTGCTGATCGAGACCCCCGACGCCACCATCGTGGTGGACACCGGCTACGGCAACAAGCTCACCCCCAAGCAGCAGAGCATCTTCCAGCTCAAGCAGCCCCCCACCCTCCGCGAGAGCCTCGAAGCCGCGGGAGTGGATCCGGCCAAGGTGGACTACGTCCTCTACTCGCACATGCACCACGACCACGCCGCGGGCGGCACCTACCGGGACGAGGCGGGCGAGATCAAACCCACCTTCCCCAACGCCAAGCACGTCATGCAGCGCGCCGAGTGGGAGGAGGCCCTTTCCCCCAACATCCGCTCGGCTCACGCCTACTGGCCCGAGAACTGGCAGGTCATCGAGGCCGCCGGCCTCATCGACCCCGCGGACGGCGAGCGCGAGATCGTGCCGGGGGTGAAGGTGGTCCTCACGGGCGGCCACACCAAGGGCCACCAGGCCATCCTGATCGAGTCCGAGGGCCAGACCGCTCTGCACCTGGGCGATTTGCTGCCCACCCACGCTCATCTCAACCCCCTGTGGGTGATGGCCTACGACGACTACCCCATGGACTCGATCACCGCCAAGGCCCACTGGATCGGCCGCGCCAAGGCCGAGGGCTGGTGGCTGACCTTCTACCACGACCCCGAGATCC
The DNA window shown above is from bacterium and carries:
- a CDS encoding DUF4932 domain-containing protein translates to MKSRPWAAAALAAMFVLPIAPALAQEAVPVPLPDPSGIELRAPGSEATAIEVRVEPQIELVTALIALGAWGKENAEVAPSAYALDVQQTFARHAAHPAVEAVSAYLKAEPAGLRPLLRLALTLDSTLSGASPIPSGLALSLGGSEAAGTLSAHLRQFAADSGFMAFYTARRPAYAKLEAKVAQAVAKADPKSRVEGFYGVTYPRFTVLLAPMAPRDASGEALLAQTGEDGPLVVLRPEGVTKDKLPDFKVEASDFGRSLAHAFGHAILPGLLAVHARDLALSKELMTPVTDDMKAAGCLDWPEAVAEHLLRAVDARFQQADGDVKQAQVALRTNERTGFAYVREIFTQLANYEANRATYPNLGAFLPQTTAKLAYLKDMGAADDVAKRYRSFQGPIPRANDRRFLPATVLVAPTPADAKVRAATQASLQETKAFFRKRFGQDVAIVTPEQAATLDPAKVSFVVFGTPWSNPFLAALLKYIPLKVTKDTIQLGDKQFVGKNLRLITAFSNPYNPNLPMRIVTSSEDAGIPGLFGMNVGPYDYALFHGESPMAQGDFVYDLKGKWNLR
- the eda gene encoding bifunctional 4-hydroxy-2-oxoglutarate aldolase/2-dehydro-3-deoxy-phosphogluconate aldolase, with the protein product MRQRLLASIERTRLFGVIRAKDATEAVWAAQAAIEGGLELLEITLTTPGALDAIRTLSESGALVGAGTVLTRDDAHAAIKAGAAFVVSPHTDAAVVAACREAGVWVAPGAATPTELLAAHRLGADCVKVFPAEALGGPRYLKLVRDPLPFLPLMPTGGVDASNLAAYLAAGAVAAGVATCLFDREAVARRDAGELARRAAELLAIARS
- a CDS encoding MBL fold metallo-hydrolase — protein: MQLGKIRLRWLSDGEFKLDGGAMFGVVPKTLWTKRYPCDEHNYIRLALNTLLIETPDATIVVDTGYGNKLTPKQQSIFQLKQPPTLRESLEAAGVDPAKVDYVLYSHMHHDHAAGGTYRDEAGEIKPTFPNAKHVMQRAEWEEALSPNIRSAHAYWPENWQVIEAAGLIDPADGEREIVPGVKVVLTGGHTKGHQAILIESEGQTALHLGDLLPTHAHLNPLWVMAYDDYPMDSITAKAHWIGRAKAEGWWLTFYHDPEILAGVWDEAGNLVQRVNAEEAMVRA